The Atlantibacter hermannii genomic interval TGACGTCGAGTTCAGCAAACACCGCCTTTGCCTGGCCTAACTGCCCTTTCCCGCCGTCAATTAAAATCACATCCGGCACTTTGCTCTCTTCGATAGCTTTACCGTAGCGGCGGCGCAGAACCTGGTTCATCGCCGCATAATCATCTCCAGGCGTAATGCCGGTGATGTTATAGCGACGATATTCAGACCGCAGCGGGCCATTCGCATCAAATACTACGCAGGACGCCACAGTCTGTTCGCCCATGGTGTGGCTGATATCGAAGCATTCCATCCGCTTAATCTCCGGGAGCTTAAGCGTAGCCGCCAGCGCCGTTAAGCGCTGGGAAATGGTCGACTGTTGCGATAACCGCGTGACCAGCGCCGTCGACGCATTGGTGCGCGCCAGTTTCAGGTAGCGCGCCCGGTCGCCGCGCGGGCGGGTTTGAACATTCACCCGGCGTCCGGCCACCTCAGAGAGCGAATCCGCAAGGACGCTTTCATCGTACAGCTTAAAATCCAGCAAGATTTCAGACGGCAGCGTACGCATCTGGCTACCCTGCAAGTAAAACTGACCGACAAAGGTTTCCACCACTTCTGACAGCTCGGTGCCGCCGGGCACTTTCGGGTAATAACTGCGGCTGCCTAATACTTTACCCTGGCGGATAAACAGGACGTGGACACAGGCCATACCCGCGTCGAACGCAACGCCGATAACGTCGAGATCGTCGCCGGAATTGGAAACGAATTGTTTTTCGGTGACACGCCGCACCGCCTGTATCTGATCGCGAATGCGGGCCGCCTCTTCAAATTCGAGGTTCTGGCTGGCTTTTTCCATTCTCGCCACGAGCTTCGTCAGGACCTGGTCGTCTTTGCCCGCCAAAAACAGCCGCACATACTCAACCTGCTGTGCGTATTCTTCTTCGCTCACCAGCCCTGCCACGCAGGGCCCCAGGCAGCGTCCAATCTGATACTGCAGGCAGGGGCGCGAGCGGTTGCGATACACGCTGTTTTCGCACTGGCGCACCGGAAAGATTTTTTGCAGCAGCGCCAGCGTTTCACGTACCGCGTAACCGTTAGGAAAAGGACCGAAATACTCGCCTTTAGCGTGTTTAGCGCCGCGATGCACCGCAAGGCGCGGATGGGTATCGCCGCTTAAAAAGATAAACGGATAGGACTTATCATCGCGCAGCAATACGTTATAGCGCGGCTGATAGAGCTTAATATAGTTATGCTCCAGCAGCAGCGCTTCGGTTTCGGTGTGAGTGACGGTAACGTCGATATTGTCGATTTGGGCGACAAGAGCTTCCGTCTTCCGGCTGGAAAGCTGGACACGAAAGTAGCTCGAAAGACGCTTTTTAAGATCTTTCGCTTTGCCTACATAGATAACCGTCCCGCCGGCATCATACATACGGTAGACGCCGGGCTGGCTGGTGACGGTCTTTAAAAAAGATTTAGAATCGAACACTTCTCTCACTGGCTGGCTAATGTCTGGGCATTACACAGGCCATGGCGGATCGCAAGATGCGTCAGTTCAACATCGCCGTGAATGTTTAATTTGCTGAACATTCGGTAACGGTAGCTGTTCACCGTTTTCGGGCTGAGATTAAGCTGCTCGGAAATCTCGTTCACCTTCTGGCCTTTGGTAATCATGAGCATAATCTGCAATTCCCGTTCAGACAAACTTGAGAACGGCGATTCCGCTTTTGCGGGCTCAATCTGACTCAGGGCCATCTGCTGGGCGATGTCCGATGCGATATAGCGCTGACCGGCGTAAACAGAACGAATAGCGCTCACGACTTCAGAAGGCGCGGCACCTTTGCTCAAATAACCGGCAGCACCTGCCTGCATCACTTTCGCGGGCAACGGATTTTCGGTGTGGATAGTTAACATAATGACTTTGATGTCAGCGCTGGAGCGAGCGATTTTTCGCGTAGCTTCAAGGCCGCCGATACCGGGCATGTTCATGTCCATCAGGACGACATCCACGGGATTAGAACGGCACCATTTCACGGCGTCCTCGCCGCAGCAGGCTTCGCCTGCCACTTTAATGCCCTTGATATCATCAAGAATGCGTCGTATCCCTGCGCGCACCAGTTCATGGTCATCAACAAGTAGAACGTTGATCAAAAGATACATCTCCAGAAAAGGGATAACGCTGCTGATCGATAATTTTCCACATATTAACGGGTTTTAACTCAACTTTAAAACGCAAAAAAAGTAGTTTGTCGTTTCTGCTCGCATTTCTGTTAAGAAGTAACCCGAAAAAGGGTAAAAAGAGGCCAGATAAAAATTCATTAAACTCATTTTATTCAATGCGTTACAAATAAAACAAATAATTAATAATAAAAACACAATGAAAGAACAATGAATAAACTTTTTCTAAAGAAATTATTTAACCATTAAAAAAATGCTGATAAAACAATTAATCCGCGCCACGAATAAAGGCCATGATTAAACGTT includes:
- the uvrC gene encoding UvrABC system protein C, with the protein product MREVFDSKSFLKTVTSQPGVYRMYDAGGTVIYVGKAKDLKKRLSSYFRVQLSSRKTEALVAQIDNIDVTVTHTETEALLLEHNYIKLYQPRYNVLLRDDKSYPFIFLSGDTHPRLAVHRGAKHAKGEYFGPFPNGYAVRETLALLQKIFPVRQCENSVYRNRSRPCLQYQIGRCLGPCVAGLVSEEEYAQQVEYVRLFLAGKDDQVLTKLVARMEKASQNLEFEEAARIRDQIQAVRRVTEKQFVSNSGDDLDVIGVAFDAGMACVHVLFIRQGKVLGSRSYYPKVPGGTELSEVVETFVGQFYLQGSQMRTLPSEILLDFKLYDESVLADSLSEVAGRRVNVQTRPRGDRARYLKLARTNASTALVTRLSQQSTISQRLTALAATLKLPEIKRMECFDISHTMGEQTVASCVVFDANGPLRSEYRRYNITGITPGDDYAAMNQVLRRRYGKAIEESKVPDVILIDGGKGQLGQAKAVFAELDVTWDKHHPLLLGVAKGADRKAGLETLFFEPEGEGFSLPPDSPALHVIQHIRDESHDHAITGHRKKRAKVKNTSTLETIEGIGPKRRQMLLKYMGGLQPLLNASIEEIAKVPGISQALAEKIYYSLKH
- the uvrY gene encoding response regulator UvrY; protein product: MINVLLVDDHELVRAGIRRILDDIKGIKVAGEACCGEDAVKWCRSNPVDVVLMDMNMPGIGGLEATRKIARSSADIKVIMLTIHTENPLPAKVMQAGAAGYLSKGAAPSEVVSAIRSVYAGQRYIASDIAQQMALSQIEPAKAESPFSSLSERELQIMLMITKGQKVNEISEQLNLSPKTVNSYRYRMFSKLNIHGDVELTHLAIRHGLCNAQTLASQ